In the genome of Salinispirillum sp. LH 10-3-1, one region contains:
- the asd gene encoding aspartate-semialdehyde dehydrogenase produces MLKVGFVGWRGMVGSVLMDRMRAENDFANIAPVFFSTSQVGIAGPDVGKEIPLLQDARDISALQAMDVIITCQGGDYTTEVYQPLRDAGWSGYWIDAASTLRMKDDAVLILDPVNRGVIDQALADGTKTFVGGNCTVSLMLIALGGLFEKDLIEWVSPMTYQAASGAGAQNMKELIKQMGAINESVAEQVNDPASAILEVDRQVAETMRSDEFPTQNFGAPLAGSLIPWIDKAMESGQSKEEWKAQVETNKILGRSDRQVPIDGICVRIGAMRCHSQALTIKLKKDLSVGEIEQILATHNDWVKVVPNDRELSIADLSPAKVNGTLTVPIGRIRKLNMGPEYISAFTVGDQLLWGAAEPLRRMLTILQS; encoded by the coding sequence ATGTTAAAAGTAGGATTTGTAGGATGGCGCGGAATGGTCGGTTCCGTATTAATGGACCGCATGCGTGCCGAAAACGACTTTGCGAATATCGCCCCTGTGTTTTTCAGTACGTCACAGGTTGGTATCGCTGGCCCTGATGTGGGCAAAGAGATTCCTTTGTTGCAAGATGCGCGTGATATCAGCGCACTGCAGGCCATGGACGTCATCATTACCTGTCAGGGTGGTGACTACACAACCGAGGTGTATCAGCCGCTGCGTGATGCAGGTTGGAGCGGATACTGGATAGACGCTGCGTCGACATTGCGCATGAAAGATGATGCAGTTTTGATTCTCGATCCGGTCAACCGTGGCGTTATTGATCAGGCATTGGCCGATGGCACCAAGACCTTTGTTGGCGGTAATTGCACGGTATCCTTGATGCTGATTGCTCTGGGTGGCTTGTTTGAAAAAGACTTGATCGAGTGGGTGAGCCCGATGACGTATCAGGCGGCTTCCGGCGCGGGTGCGCAAAACATGAAAGAGTTGATCAAGCAGATGGGTGCTATCAACGAATCTGTTGCGGAGCAGGTTAATGACCCGGCTTCGGCTATTCTGGAAGTGGATCGTCAAGTGGCTGAAACCATGCGTTCAGACGAGTTTCCGACACAAAACTTTGGTGCTCCGTTGGCGGGTAGTCTGATTCCATGGATCGACAAGGCCATGGAAAGCGGACAGAGCAAAGAAGAATGGAAAGCACAGGTTGAAACCAACAAAATTTTGGGTCGTTCAGATCGCCAGGTACCTATTGATGGTATTTGCGTGCGGATCGGTGCCATGCGTTGTCATAGCCAAGCGTTGACCATCAAACTCAAGAAAGACCTGTCGGTGGGTGAAATCGAACAGATTTTGGCGACACACAATGATTGGGTGAAAGTGGTGCCTAATGATCGTGAGCTGAGCATCGCCGATTTGTCGCCCGCGAAAGTGAACGGTACTTTAACGGTACCGATTGGCCGTATTCGCAAGTTGAATATGGGGCCAGAATATATTTCTGCGTTTACGGTCGGTGATCAATTGTTGTGGGGTGCGGCGGAGCCATTGCGTCGTATGCTAACGATATTGCAAAGCTAA
- the trpA gene encoding tryptophan synthase subunit alpha translates to MSRIQQVFADLKTAGRKALIPYITAGDPDLDTTLMLMHELVAKGADIIELGVPFSDPMADGPTIQLAYERALRQGVGLNDVLALVGRFRETDTATPVVLMGYMNPVEFMGYDRFVDSAVAAGVDGVLVVDMPPEECQELTDKLHAKELDTIFLLTPTTSESRAKTICAQSSGYVYYVSIKGVTGASTLDVDHVAQQLNRLRQFTDLPLAVGFGIKTPADAAAVSRVAEGVIVGSALVSVVADLQTAGAVEISSQVSAIIADMRQAMDHA, encoded by the coding sequence ATGAGTCGTATTCAACAAGTATTTGCGGACTTGAAAACCGCAGGGCGCAAGGCGCTGATTCCCTACATCACGGCGGGCGATCCAGACCTTGATACCACACTGATGCTGATGCATGAACTGGTCGCTAAAGGTGCTGATATCATTGAACTGGGGGTACCGTTTTCCGACCCTATGGCTGACGGCCCCACGATTCAATTGGCTTATGAGCGGGCCTTGCGCCAGGGTGTGGGGCTCAATGATGTCTTGGCGCTGGTGGGTCGCTTTCGTGAAACCGATACTGCTACCCCGGTGGTGTTGATGGGCTATATGAACCCCGTTGAATTCATGGGTTATGATCGTTTTGTGGACTCTGCGGTTGCAGCGGGTGTCGATGGTGTACTGGTGGTCGATATGCCACCAGAAGAGTGCCAAGAGCTGACGGACAAGTTGCACGCTAAAGAGTTGGATACTATTTTCCTGCTGACCCCGACCACATCTGAAAGCCGGGCGAAAACAATCTGTGCGCAAAGCTCTGGCTATGTGTACTACGTCTCCATTAAGGGGGTGACTGGCGCGAGCACGCTTGACGTCGATCATGTGGCGCAGCAGCTGAATCGATTGCGGCAGTTCACCGACTTACCGTTGGCGGTTGGTTTTGGTATCAAGACGCCGGCGGATGCGGCAGCGGTGAGTCGCGTAGCGGAAGGGGTGATCGTAGGGTCTGCTTTGGTCTCGGTGGTGGCGGATCTGCAAACGGCTGGAGCTGTTGAAATTTCATCACAAGTGTCTGCCATAATTGCCGATATGAGGCAGGCGATGGATCACGCATAA
- the trpB gene encoding tryptophan synthase subunit beta — protein sequence MTERKDYFQMPDARGHFGMHGGRFASETLMAALDDLERIYNELKNDAAFQADFDRDLAHYVGRPSPLYLAERLSREWGGADVYLKREDLNHTGSHKINNAIGQALLAKHVGKKRVIAETGAGQHGVATATVAARLGLECVVYMGVDDVERQKLNVYRMRLLGATVVPVTSGTRTLKDALNEAMRDWVTNVDDTYYIIGTVAGPHPYPMLVRDFHAIIGREAKRQLQEQAGCLPDALVACVGGGSNAIGLFHEFLNDESVAIYGVEAGGDGVETGRHAAPLSAGRPGILHGNRTYIMADENGQIMGTHSVSAGLDYPGVGPEHSWLKDEGRANYVSVTDTEALAAFHELTRVEGIMPALESAHAIAYAKKLAKEMGKGKRIIVNLSGRGDKDVHTVAALDGMQV from the coding sequence ATGACTGAACGTAAAGACTACTTCCAAATGCCTGATGCCCGCGGTCACTTCGGTATGCATGGCGGACGCTTTGCCTCGGAAACCTTAATGGCAGCGTTGGATGATCTAGAGCGCATTTATAATGAGCTAAAAAACGACGCTGCGTTTCAAGCGGACTTTGATCGTGACTTGGCACACTATGTAGGTCGCCCGTCCCCACTCTATTTGGCTGAGCGCCTCAGTCGTGAGTGGGGTGGTGCAGACGTCTATTTGAAACGCGAAGACCTTAATCACACGGGTTCACACAAAATCAACAACGCCATTGGCCAAGCCTTGCTGGCTAAGCACGTAGGCAAGAAGCGGGTTATCGCCGAAACCGGCGCTGGTCAGCACGGTGTGGCTACTGCCACTGTTGCGGCGCGCCTGGGTCTCGAATGCGTTGTTTACATGGGTGTTGATGACGTCGAGCGACAGAAGCTCAACGTGTACCGCATGCGGTTGCTGGGTGCCACCGTGGTGCCAGTTACCTCAGGTACACGCACGTTGAAAGATGCGTTGAATGAAGCCATGCGTGATTGGGTAACCAATGTTGACGACACTTACTACATCATTGGCACTGTAGCGGGCCCGCATCCATACCCCATGTTGGTGCGCGACTTTCACGCCATTATTGGCCGGGAAGCCAAGCGTCAACTGCAGGAGCAAGCGGGTTGTTTGCCTGACGCCCTGGTTGCCTGTGTAGGTGGTGGTTCCAACGCGATTGGCTTGTTCCATGAATTTTTAAATGATGAGAGTGTCGCCATATACGGTGTAGAGGCAGGCGGAGACGGTGTAGAAACAGGTCGTCATGCCGCGCCGCTGAGCGCTGGCCGCCCGGGTATTCTGCACGGCAACCGCACCTACATTATGGCCGACGAGAACGGTCAAATCATGGGAACACACTCGGTATCTGCCGGTTTGGATTATCCGGGTGTGGGACCAGAACACAGTTGGTTAAAAGATGAAGGGCGTGCTAACTATGTGTCGGTCACCGATACAGAGGCCTTGGCCGCTTTTCATGAACTCACTCGTGTGGAAGGTATTATGCCTGCGCTTGAGTCTGCGCACGCTATTGCGTATGCCAAGAAGTTGGCAAAGGAAATGGGCAAGGGCAAGCGCATCATTGTGAATCTGTCTGGTCGCGGTGACAAAGACGTTCATACAGTCGCCGCCTTAGATGGCATGCAGGTTTAA
- a CDS encoding SPOR domain-containing protein produces MDNTQKKRLVGALVLSVFLLLALPVLFTGQGRLPEARITDIPPPPELSVTRPIDVDHDAPVAVAELTQRVDQLINADPTPEQRAEAPPPTPAASDSAPRQLAYTQESTGEISAWSVQMGSFRQADNARRLLDELRTAGYEAYTKETVLSDGSLLTQVMVGPDPDHDRVRLKKDILSEEFNLPTLVVRFQP; encoded by the coding sequence ATGGATAATACGCAAAAAAAACGACTGGTTGGCGCTCTTGTGTTGAGTGTCTTCCTGTTACTTGCCTTGCCTGTGCTGTTTACGGGGCAGGGCCGCTTGCCTGAAGCCCGCATTACCGACATACCTCCCCCTCCAGAGCTCTCAGTCACCCGACCTATTGATGTAGATCATGATGCCCCTGTCGCCGTTGCCGAGTTGACGCAACGGGTTGATCAGCTCATTAACGCCGATCCGACACCGGAGCAACGCGCAGAGGCGCCACCACCGACGCCAGCGGCATCAGATTCCGCGCCGCGTCAGCTGGCTTACACGCAGGAAAGTACAGGCGAGATCAGCGCTTGGTCGGTACAGATGGGCAGTTTTAGGCAAGCTGATAACGCGCGTCGTTTGCTTGACGAGCTGCGCACCGCTGGCTATGAGGCTTATACCAAAGAAACCGTACTGTCCGACGGCAGCTTGTTGACTCAGGTTATGGTCGGGCCCGATCCGGATCATGATCGTGTACGGCTTAAGAAAGATATTCTGTCGGAAGAGTTTAACCTGCCGACCTTGGTGGTTCGGTTCCAGCCTTAA
- a CDS encoding phosphoribosylanthranilate isomerase has protein sequence MVEQVLESGAPMRTRIKICGLREHEHVLAAVHAGADALGFVFYPPSPRAVSPAEAAELIAGIPPFVTSVGLVVNPQPELVEQLLNECNIDLLQFHGDEDDAFCRQFGRPFIKAIRMAPGLDIEATLEQWPSARGLLLDAWHPDLPGGTGEQFDWSRIPERWRSRIILAGGLAPDNVATAIRTLHPYAVDVSGGVEASKGVKSTQRIQAFIAAVRQEDKHHD, from the coding sequence ATGGTAGAGCAAGTACTTGAGTCAGGCGCTCCAATGCGTACGCGCATTAAAATTTGTGGTTTACGCGAACACGAGCATGTCTTAGCCGCCGTGCACGCGGGTGCTGATGCTTTGGGTTTTGTGTTTTACCCACCCAGCCCGCGCGCTGTCTCTCCAGCCGAGGCCGCGGAGTTGATCGCCGGGATACCACCCTTTGTGACCAGTGTCGGGTTGGTGGTTAATCCGCAACCCGAGTTGGTTGAGCAGTTGTTGAACGAATGCAATATTGACCTGTTGCAGTTTCATGGCGATGAAGATGATGCCTTTTGTCGTCAGTTCGGACGCCCCTTTATAAAAGCCATTCGCATGGCGCCAGGTCTTGATATTGAGGCCACGCTCGAGCAGTGGCCCAGTGCGCGTGGCTTGTTGCTGGATGCATGGCATCCGGATTTACCCGGCGGTACGGGCGAGCAATTCGACTGGTCGAGGATTCCAGAGCGCTGGCGTAGCCGCATTATATTGGCCGGTGGGTTGGCCCCCGACAACGTCGCGACAGCCATTCGTACTTTGCATCCCTATGCTGTGGATGTCAGTGGTGGGGTGGAAGCCAGCAAAGGCGTTAAGAGTACACAAAGAATTCAGGCATTTATTGCCGCTGTTAGACAAGAGGATAAGCACCATGACTGA
- the folC gene encoding bifunctional tetrahydrofolate synthase/dihydrofolate synthase: MPSPHSSLAEWLSWLESLHPSEIDLGLDRQMAVQQRMALDFGACKIITVAGTNGKGSTATLTASLLQAHGYRVGLYTSPHFLHFTERVAVQGTPVTEEAMVQALAAVEKARGDTSLTYFEFTTLAAFRLFADAALDYMVLEVGLGGRLDAVNALDTDCAIVTSIGLDHVDWLGDDIAGIAREKAGIARPGKPLLVGRTDCPEAFVQVALINGCQLTFVDTQLPREPGAWRFVGSHQQLDDLPWPLLPYPSALLALRALELLGIALQREKVTAVLQNTSMPGRLQRLAWHGNEIWLDVAHNPHAADYVVRQLQHVSAQWTIILGMLKDKDASGVVQSLARLEPDWHLVTLTGSRGQQAKELAERTGLMDVVCHHSVAAALDALEPNRQQPVLVCGSFHTVADALNHMPNNQHG; the protein is encoded by the coding sequence ATGCCCTCGCCGCACAGCAGTCTCGCGGAATGGCTCTCTTGGTTGGAGAGCCTACATCCTTCTGAAATTGATTTGGGTCTCGACCGTCAAATGGCCGTGCAGCAGCGCATGGCTCTTGATTTTGGCGCGTGCAAGATCATTACCGTGGCCGGTACCAACGGTAAAGGCTCAACGGCAACGCTAACGGCATCTTTGCTGCAAGCACATGGTTATCGTGTTGGTCTCTATACCTCGCCTCATTTTCTCCATTTCACCGAGCGTGTAGCCGTTCAGGGTACACCGGTGACGGAAGAGGCTATGGTGCAAGCCTTGGCGGCGGTGGAAAAAGCCCGTGGTGATACCTCCCTGACCTATTTCGAATTCACCACACTGGCAGCCTTCAGGTTGTTCGCCGATGCGGCGTTGGATTACATGGTGTTGGAAGTTGGGCTCGGCGGGCGTTTGGATGCCGTCAATGCGCTGGATACCGACTGCGCTATTGTGACCTCAATCGGGCTTGATCATGTCGATTGGCTGGGTGATGACATCGCAGGTATCGCGCGTGAGAAAGCGGGGATTGCCCGACCGGGCAAGCCGTTGTTGGTGGGGCGTACCGATTGCCCGGAAGCCTTTGTTCAAGTGGCACTGATTAATGGCTGTCAGCTGACGTTCGTTGATACACAGTTGCCTAGGGAGCCCGGAGCCTGGCGTTTTGTTGGGTCGCACCAGCAGCTGGACGATTTACCATGGCCGCTCTTACCCTATCCCAGTGCCTTGTTGGCGTTGCGCGCCCTGGAATTGCTGGGTATTGCCTTGCAGCGTGAGAAGGTGACTGCGGTGTTGCAGAACACCAGTATGCCTGGCCGATTGCAGCGGCTTGCATGGCACGGCAACGAGATTTGGCTTGATGTGGCACATAATCCCCATGCAGCCGACTATGTTGTTCGTCAGTTGCAGCATGTTAGTGCACAGTGGACAATAATTTTAGGAATGCTAAAGGACAAAGACGCCAGCGGTGTAGTACAATCGCTCGCGCGTTTGGAGCCGGACTGGCACTTGGTGACTTTGACAGGTAGCCGCGGTCAGCAAGCGAAAGAACTGGCCGAGCGGACGGGTTTAATGGATGTGGTTTGTCATCATTCCGTTGCCGCTGCTTTAGACGCACTAGAGCCGAATCGTCAGCAACCTGTATTGGTTTGCGGTTCCTTTCACACCGTAGCCGATGCACTGAATCATATGCCAAACAATCAGCATGGATAA
- the truA gene encoding tRNA pseudouridine(38-40) synthase TruA: MAEHLTEVFAPDHVDHHQRIALGVEYMGSEYSGWQSQSGSARTVQDTLEAALSKVAAHPVRLFCAGRTDAGVHATGQVAHFDTSAHRSPYGWMLGANSNLPSDISVQWIKPMPQTFHARFMAQARRYRYVIYNHPIPSAVLRNGMTWEKRPLSVSRMQLAANSFVGEHDFSAFRAAACQAHSPVKTLYHCRVVRQGRLVIIDVRANAFLHHMVRNIAGVLLSIGSGEASVEWAAEVLAGRSRREGGVTARPDGLYFVRAEYATAFELPEPSLGPAFLGEHLW, from the coding sequence ATGGCGGAACACCTGACGGAAGTCTTTGCACCTGATCATGTAGATCATCACCAACGCATCGCGCTTGGGGTGGAATATATGGGCTCTGAGTACTCCGGTTGGCAGTCGCAATCGGGCAGTGCGCGCACGGTGCAGGATACGTTGGAAGCCGCGTTGTCGAAGGTTGCGGCGCACCCTGTGCGATTATTTTGTGCTGGGCGTACCGATGCAGGTGTACATGCCACCGGGCAGGTGGCCCACTTTGATACCTCTGCTCATCGGTCGCCGTATGGGTGGATGCTGGGTGCTAATTCGAATTTGCCCAGTGACATCAGTGTGCAATGGATTAAACCCATGCCGCAGACGTTTCACGCGCGGTTTATGGCGCAAGCCAGGCGTTATCGGTATGTGATCTACAACCACCCGATTCCATCGGCGGTACTGCGCAATGGGATGACATGGGAGAAGCGCCCCTTGTCCGTTTCACGGATGCAATTGGCGGCAAACAGCTTCGTTGGTGAACATGATTTTTCAGCCTTTCGGGCAGCGGCATGTCAAGCACATAGCCCAGTGAAGACACTTTATCACTGCCGCGTGGTTAGGCAGGGTAGGTTGGTGATCATTGATGTACGTGCCAATGCGTTCTTGCATCACATGGTGCGCAATATTGCCGGTGTCTTGCTGAGCATTGGCAGCGGTGAGGCCTCCGTTGAATGGGCTGCGGAGGTGCTGGCAGGGCGTTCGCGCCGCGAGGGCGGGGTCACTGCGAGACCGGATGGTTTGTATTTCGTGCGCGCGGAATACGCCACCGCATTTGAGTTGCCTGAGCCCTCGTTGGGCCCGGCATTCTTAGGAGAGCATTTATGGTAG
- the accD gene encoding acetyl-CoA carboxylase, carboxyltransferase subunit beta, with protein MSSWLDKLVPSIIRSDSRDKANVPEGLWEKCPSCQSVLYRPELEKNLNVCPKCDHHMILSGNRRISTFLDEDGRVEIASDVEPVDRLKFKDSKKYKDRLLAAQKATGNRDALVVYKGKVEGVPVVVAAFDFTFLGGSMGSVVGEKFVRAVNVCLEHKLPLVCFPTSGGARMQEALFSLMQMAKTSAAIEKMKKAGLPYISVLVDPCYGGVSASLAMLGDLNIGEPGARIGFAGPRVIEQTVREKLPEGFQRSEFLMEHGALDMVVARKDLRPVIARQIRKMMHLAAA; from the coding sequence ATGAGCAGCTGGTTGGACAAACTTGTACCGTCCATTATCCGTTCCGACAGTCGCGACAAAGCGAATGTGCCAGAAGGGTTGTGGGAAAAATGTCCCAGCTGTCAATCTGTGTTATACCGTCCTGAATTGGAAAAAAATCTGAACGTTTGCCCAAAATGTGATCATCATATGATTCTTTCGGGCAATCGTCGTATCAGTACTTTCCTGGATGAAGACGGCAGGGTAGAGATCGCCTCTGATGTAGAGCCGGTTGACCGTTTGAAATTCAAAGATTCCAAAAAATACAAAGACCGCTTGTTGGCTGCTCAAAAAGCAACCGGCAATCGTGATGCTTTGGTGGTTTATAAGGGTAAGGTTGAGGGTGTGCCCGTTGTCGTGGCGGCGTTTGATTTCACATTCTTGGGCGGCTCTATGGGTTCGGTGGTCGGCGAGAAATTCGTGCGCGCGGTTAATGTCTGCTTGGAGCACAAGTTACCGTTGGTGTGTTTCCCTACATCGGGCGGCGCACGGATGCAGGAGGCCTTGTTCTCTCTGATGCAGATGGCCAAAACCTCTGCGGCCATTGAGAAAATGAAAAAAGCAGGTTTACCGTACATTTCTGTACTGGTTGACCCCTGTTACGGTGGTGTGTCGGCCAGCCTGGCGATGCTGGGTGACCTCAATATCGGAGAACCCGGTGCGCGAATCGGTTTCGCCGGCCCGCGTGTAATCGAGCAAACCGTACGTGAAAAACTGCCTGAGGGCTTTCAGCGTAGCGAGTTCCTGATGGAGCATGGTGCCTTGGATATGGTTGTCGCTCGTAAAGACTTGCGTCCGGTCATTGCCCGTCAGATTCGCAAGATGATGCACCTCGCTGCAGCCTGA
- a CDS encoding CvpA family protein — protein sequence MAVIDWIIVVIVVVSALVSLKRGFVKELLSLLSWAAALIVASLFSERLAGLMTGMIATDSWRLAAAFAILFIVTLIVGAMINHLVGELVRMTGLSGLDRTLGIVFGLLRGFLIVVALLAVAKLFALDTLWHTSLFVPWIDPLISWTGQYVQSASEKVIELSR from the coding sequence ATGGCGGTCATCGATTGGATCATTGTTGTTATCGTCGTGGTGTCGGCCTTAGTCAGTCTTAAACGTGGATTTGTAAAAGAGTTGCTCAGCCTGCTGTCTTGGGCGGCTGCACTGATCGTGGCCAGCTTATTCAGCGAGCGGCTGGCAGGGCTGATGACTGGCATGATTGCCACCGACAGCTGGCGTCTGGCGGCAGCGTTCGCGATCTTGTTCATTGTTACTCTGATCGTCGGTGCCATGATTAACCACCTAGTAGGTGAGTTGGTGCGCATGACGGGTTTGTCCGGTCTAGATCGCACCTTAGGCATCGTATTTGGGTTATTGCGTGGATTTTTGATCGTGGTTGCTTTGTTGGCAGTCGCTAAGCTGTTTGCGCTGGATACACTCTGGCACACCTCATTATTTGTTCCCTGGATAGACCCCTTGATCAGTTGGACCGGACAGTACGTGCAAAGTGCGTCCGAAAAAGTGATTGAGCTCAGCCGATAA
- a CDS encoding FimV/HubP family polar landmark protein translates to MTRLFAVVSAITLFCVAGFASAVGLGEITLRSALTEPLEAEIRITSPGDFSVQDLNVRLASATDFSRAGIERPFFLTQIDFSLRQVGSAIVVDLSTTDTVEEPFLDFLVELTWPGGRLLREYTLLLDPPVFAEGESGQIQVFPAQEPSFQSAAPATPPTATVTPAPQPARPTPAPVTPRQEQLADNQYRVENNDTLWEIALRARQNPSQSPQQIMLAIQDLNPDAFIGGNINRVKAGSLLTLPSGEQIVVRSRAQAVTEVDNQNRALRGLPPIGQSQISATGDAASATGAPAQRDPDGFLELVGTPTDSDVGGAEGEASRAELARVQNDLAIQQELNDELRRQNQDQLSRLNELEEQVALLSQMMELQSASAADLQAAARALAEEVEQDQTMVPETPAASDQPSMSATPDTTPPTIVLEPMAPPPTLMDQVMGWLDRMIKWVSQPINAAIVALALFVVIAMGAIARRRKQEEEDFSAEVAGESDSGAFDGFDDDLELSGDDDPEQQSYAPPASTTFQQNSGASAEAIENAELYIAFQRFDEAESVLKQALSDEPGHAALQLKLLELYAESGQADAFEALAAKVGNAEQDAVARLRAQLSAAAPAVSKAAGSNAADSDDDFADLDLDLDLDVGDEWDASSPSLAESDEDLSLDFIDETERLDTSASDSLPELDAGLEDELSLDIDLPELNDEADVLADAPVKSAADDNSMDFDLGDWAVPEESSAGTSAEREAEDLSLDMDFDLSSLDDEPDELPSLDMDKGESDTEIPELKMDDDFTRSLSDTLDQLSDEEPEASLDADDFADLGDLSDLGDFDRTTGDTALTDGGLEDFDLADDMTFSAADDEFTEQTAKADIESSDDWDDDFDFLAGSDEVSTKLDLARAYIDMDDAEGARDILAEVMEEGSAEQKAEAEALVRKL, encoded by the coding sequence ATGACGCGCTTGTTTGCGGTAGTCAGTGCAATCACATTGTTTTGTGTTGCCGGGTTTGCTTCAGCGGTTGGATTGGGAGAGATTACTCTTCGGTCTGCTTTAACAGAACCCTTGGAAGCAGAAATTCGAATCACCAGTCCCGGCGACTTCTCGGTGCAGGACTTAAATGTGCGCCTGGCCTCCGCCACAGACTTCAGTCGGGCTGGGATAGAAAGGCCCTTCTTCCTTACCCAGATTGACTTTTCTCTGCGTCAAGTTGGCTCTGCCATTGTCGTAGATTTGAGCACGACAGATACCGTAGAAGAACCCTTTCTCGACTTTTTGGTCGAGTTGACCTGGCCCGGTGGGCGTTTGTTGCGCGAATACACCTTGCTGTTAGATCCACCTGTTTTCGCCGAAGGTGAGAGTGGCCAGATTCAGGTTTTTCCTGCTCAAGAGCCTTCTTTCCAGTCTGCAGCACCGGCAACGCCTCCAACGGCTACTGTTACGCCAGCACCGCAACCCGCGCGTCCCACACCTGCGCCAGTAACCCCGCGTCAGGAGCAGTTGGCCGACAATCAGTACCGAGTTGAGAATAATGATACCCTGTGGGAAATCGCCTTGCGGGCCCGTCAGAATCCCAGTCAGTCGCCGCAACAAATAATGTTGGCTATTCAGGACCTTAACCCGGATGCCTTTATTGGTGGCAACATTAACCGAGTAAAGGCCGGAAGTTTGCTGACTCTGCCTAGTGGTGAGCAAATCGTAGTGCGCAGTCGCGCGCAGGCGGTGACAGAGGTAGACAACCAGAACCGTGCATTGCGCGGTTTACCACCGATTGGGCAGAGCCAGATTTCAGCCACGGGCGATGCCGCCTCCGCTACAGGTGCTCCTGCGCAACGTGATCCTGATGGTTTCCTTGAACTGGTAGGTACGCCGACAGATTCTGATGTGGGTGGTGCGGAAGGTGAAGCCAGTCGTGCGGAGTTGGCGCGCGTGCAAAATGATCTGGCAATTCAACAAGAATTGAACGACGAGCTACGACGCCAGAACCAAGATCAATTGTCCCGCCTGAATGAGTTGGAAGAGCAGGTAGCGTTGCTTTCTCAAATGATGGAGTTGCAAAGCGCATCAGCCGCTGACTTGCAGGCTGCCGCTCGAGCCTTGGCTGAGGAAGTAGAGCAAGACCAGACCATGGTGCCGGAGACCCCGGCCGCCTCAGATCAGCCGAGCATGTCTGCAACACCCGATACTACGCCACCAACTATCGTGCTAGAGCCTATGGCACCACCGCCAACGCTGATGGATCAAGTGATGGGTTGGCTCGATCGAATGATTAAGTGGGTATCGCAACCCATCAACGCGGCTATTGTTGCGTTAGCGCTGTTTGTCGTTATTGCTATGGGTGCCATTGCTCGACGCCGGAAACAGGAGGAAGAAGACTTTTCTGCTGAGGTGGCTGGTGAGAGCGACAGTGGTGCGTTCGACGGCTTTGATGACGACTTGGAGTTGTCGGGTGATGATGATCCCGAGCAGCAGAGTTATGCACCTCCTGCCAGTACTACCTTTCAACAGAACAGTGGGGCCAGTGCCGAAGCGATAGAAAATGCTGAACTCTATATCGCTTTTCAGCGCTTCGATGAAGCCGAGTCCGTACTTAAACAAGCACTGAGTGATGAACCTGGACATGCAGCGTTGCAGCTCAAGTTGCTGGAGTTGTATGCTGAGTCTGGTCAGGCAGATGCATTTGAAGCATTGGCTGCCAAGGTGGGTAATGCCGAGCAAGACGCTGTTGCACGTTTACGCGCCCAACTGTCAGCAGCAGCGCCTGCCGTGAGTAAGGCGGCGGGAAGCAATGCAGCAGATTCCGACGATGACTTTGCTGATCTCGATTTAGACCTTGATTTGGATGTGGGCGATGAGTGGGATGCCTCTTCTCCGTCCTTGGCCGAATCAGATGAGGACTTGTCCCTTGACTTCATTGACGAGACCGAGCGATTAGATACCAGCGCTTCGGACAGTCTGCCCGAGCTGGATGCCGGTTTGGAAGATGAATTGAGTCTTGATATCGACTTACCCGAACTGAATGACGAAGCCGACGTGTTGGCAGATGCGCCAGTCAAGTCAGCGGCTGACGACAACAGTATGGATTTTGATTTGGGTGACTGGGCGGTGCCAGAGGAGTCTTCAGCGGGCACTTCGGCAGAGCGTGAAGCGGAAGATCTCAGCTTGGATATGGACTTTGACCTATCGTCTTTGGATGACGAGCCTGATGAATTGCCTTCACTGGACATGGACAAAGGCGAGTCGGATACAGAGATTCCTGAGCTCAAGATGGACGACGATTTCACGCGTTCATTGTCTGATACTTTAGATCAGTTGTCGGATGAAGAACCTGAAGCGTCACTCGACGCCGATGACTTTGCTGATCTGGGTGATTTGTCCGATCTTGGTGACTTCGACCGCACGACCGGTGATACGGCATTAACGGATGGTGGATTAGAAGATTTTGATTTGGCTGACGATATGACGTTCAGTGCTGCTGATGACGAGTTTACTGAACAAACAGCAAAAGCCGACATCGAATCCAGTGATGACTGGGACGACGATTTTGACTTCTTGGCAGGATCGGATGAAGTGTCCACGAAACTTGATTTGGCGCGTGCCTACATTGATATGGACGACGCTGAAGGTGCACGCGATATCCTAGCCGAGGTTATGGAAGAAGGCAGTGCTGAGCAGAAAGCGGAGGCAGAGGCCTTAGTCCGCAAACTGTAG